A part of Clarias gariepinus isolate MV-2021 ecotype Netherlands chromosome 14, CGAR_prim_01v2, whole genome shotgun sequence genomic DNA contains:
- the LOC128540780 gene encoding L-seryl-tRNA(Sec) kinase, with the protein MQSSAGVSVCVCVLCGVPAVGKSTLTHTLSEALHTHGWTSVTVSYDQLLPEETLHLHTPHRDEEEEEAARAETGWKQHRQAVLECVDGLLQELTADTPHTHTGSGGGGSVFERFKVAMEEQQIHSVLQDTHSSPQRLVLLLDDNFYYHSMRYQVFQLARRRSAGFCQLYLRCPLELCLHRNRVRGQLVSDDVIIEMAKRIEPPNSEKNPWEKNSVTVDTTHTVTHTHIQELLQVIFSAVENPLSPVQDDSEQREADRQLCACSVVHQVDQVCRRLVSQAMITARACTQSAEDLKSLARALSEEKSRFLQELRAQVLQQLQQDECVCVERVVTMATGSFTRRTHVTMERHGVRSTPNS; encoded by the exons ATGCAGAGCTCGgcaggtgtgagtgtgtgtgtgtgtgttctgtgcgGGGTACCTGCAGTGGGGAAGtccaccctcacacacactctctctgagGCCCTTCACACACACGGCTGGACCTCCGTCACCGTGTCTTATGATCAGCTCCTCCCTGAGGAGACTCTCCACCTCCACACACCTCACAgagacgaggaggaggaggaggcagcACGTGCAGAG acaGGGTGGAAGCAGCACAGACAGGCCGTGTTGGAGTGTGTGGATGGTCTTCTGCAGGAGCTCACCGCTGACACACCTCACACGCACACCggatcaggaggaggaggaagtgtGTTTGAACGGTTTAAGGTGGCCATGGAGGAGCAGCAGATCCACTCTGTGTTACAGGACACACACTCCAGCCCTCAGAGACTCGTCCTGCTGCTCGACGACAACTTCTACTACCACAGCATGAGATACCAAGTGTTTCAGCTCGCGCGCAGgc GTTCGGCGGGGTTCTGTCAGCTCTACCTGCGCTGTCCACTGGAGCTGTGTCTCCATAGAAACAGGGTCAGAGGTCAGCTGGTATCGGATGATGTCATCATTGAGATGGCCAAGCGCATAGAGCCTCCGAACTCGGAGAAGAACCCGTGGGAGAAAAACAGCGTGACTGTGGACACGACACAcaccgtgacacacacacacat acagGAGTTGCTGCAGGTGATTTTTTCAGCAGTAGAAAATCCTCTGAGTCCAGTTCAGGATGATTCAGAACAGAGG GAGGCAGACAGACAGCTGTGTGCCTGCAGTGTGGTGCACCAGGTGGATCAGGTGTGCAGGAGACTCGTGTCTCAGGCCATGATCACAGCCAGAG catgcACACAAAGCGCTGAGGATCTGAAGTCGTTGGCGAGAGCCCTGAGCGAGGAGAAGAGTCGCTTCCTGCAGGAGCTCCGAGCTCAGGTTCTCCAGCAGCTGCAACaggacgagtgtgtgtgtgtggagcgcGTGGTCACCATGGCGACCGGGTCGTTTACTCGCAGAACGCATGTGACGATGGAGCGACACGGCGTACGTTCCACGCCCAACTCGTAA